One Peptostreptococcus equinus genomic window carries:
- a CDS encoding HU family DNA-binding protein has product MNKAELVAKMAEKSNLTKKESELSLNAFMKVVEETLVAGEKVQLVGFGTFETRQRAARSGRNPRKPEEVIEIPASKAPVFKAGKGLKELVNK; this is encoded by the coding sequence GTGAACAAAGCAGAATTAGTAGCAAAAATGGCAGAAAAGAGTAACTTAACTAAGAAGGAAAGTGAATTATCTTTAAATGCTTTCATGAAAGTTGTAGAAGAAACTTTAGTAGCTGGAGAAAAAGTTCAGTTAGTAGGATTCGGAACTTTCGAAACTAGACAGAGAGCTGCTAGATCAGGAAGAAACCCAAGAAAGCCTGAAGAAGTTATTGAAATACCAGCTTCTAAGGCACCAGTATTCAAGGCTGGTAAGGGTCTTAAAGAATTAGTAAATAAGTAA
- a CDS encoding MIP/aquaporin family protein, with translation MSVYLAEVIGTMILIFFGVGVCASVNLKKSYSNGAGWLTITFGWGLGVTLGIYAVGGISGAHLNPAVTLGLAVIGAFPWSQVLGYCIAQVIGAILGSCLVYLIYAPHWKETEGNKLGIFATGPAIDNPLLNVISEAVGTFMLVFCIQLINNNKISDGVGAIAIGLLIVAMGVSAGGATGYAINPARDLGPRIAYMFLPIGGKKDGNWRYAWVPIVGPLVGGVLGAVIFKALF, from the coding sequence ATGTCAGTTTATTTAGCGGAAGTAATAGGAACGATGATTTTGATTTTCTTTGGTGTTGGTGTTTGTGCATCTGTAAATCTTAAGAAATCATATTCAAATGGAGCAGGATGGTTAACGATAACGTTTGGTTGGGGATTAGGCGTTACTTTGGGTATCTATGCAGTAGGAGGAATTAGTGGAGCTCACTTGAATCCGGCGGTTACACTAGGTCTTGCAGTAATAGGCGCATTTCCATGGTCACAAGTACTAGGCTATTGTATAGCACAGGTAATAGGTGCTATATTGGGATCATGTCTAGTGTATTTAATTTATGCACCACATTGGAAAGAAACAGAAGGCAATAAACTAGGGATATTTGCAACTGGTCCAGCTATAGATAATCCGTTGTTAAACGTTATCTCAGAAGCGGTTGGTACTTTTATGTTAGTTTTCTGCATACAGCTTATAAATAATAATAAAATAAGCGATGGAGTAGGAGCAATTGCCATTGGTCTACTAATAGTAGCTATGGGTGTGTCTGCTGGTGGTGCTACAGGATATGCAATTAATCCAGCTAGAGACTTAGGTCCTAGGATAGCTTATATGTTCCTTCCTATTGGTGGTAAAAAAGACGGAAACTGGAGATATGCGTGGGTTCCAATTGTTGGTCCATTAGTTGGTGGGGTCTTAGGAGCAGTAATATTTAAAGCATTATTCTAA
- the glpK gene encoding glycerol kinase GlpK — MEKYVLSFDAGTTSSRAIIFNKKGEIISVAQKEFKQIYPKAGWVEHDPMEIWASQSGVAREVLEMSAIRPDQISAIGITNQRETTIVWDKNTGKPIYNAIVWQCRRTANYCEKLKEEGWTDKIKDKTGLVIDAYFSGTKIAWILDNVEGAREKAEKGELLFGTVDTWLVWNLTRGKVHVTDYSNASRTMLYNIKELKWDDEILERLNIPKSMLPEVKNSSEVYGVTDVATYGGAEIPIAGIAGDQQAALFGQNCFNAGMVKNTYGTGCFVLMNTGEEMIQSKNGLLTTIAWGIDGKVSYALEGSVFIAGAAIQWLRDELRLVYDSPQSEYYANKIDDTDGLVVVPAFTGLGAPYWDMYARGGIFGITRGTKREHLVRATLESLAYQSKDVIDAMQEDAELPLAYLRVDGGASANDFLMQFQADMLNTEVHRPKTLETTALGAAYLAGLAVGYWKDLEEISQVFAIDKEFIPQMPEEKRAKNYKYWKKAVERTMDWVDKED; from the coding sequence ATGGAAAAGTATGTATTGTCATTTGATGCTGGAACAACTAGTTCTAGAGCAATTATATTTAATAAAAAGGGTGAAATAATAAGTGTAGCCCAAAAAGAATTCAAGCAGATTTATCCAAAGGCTGGTTGGGTTGAACATGATCCAATGGAAATATGGGCTTCACAAAGTGGTGTTGCTAGAGAAGTGCTAGAAATGTCTGCTATAAGACCAGATCAGATATCTGCTATAGGTATAACAAATCAGAGAGAAACAACTATAGTATGGGATAAAAATACAGGAAAACCAATATACAATGCTATAGTATGGCAGTGTAGAAGAACAGCTAACTACTGTGAAAAGCTTAAAGAAGAGGGTTGGACTGATAAAATAAAGGATAAGACAGGTCTTGTAATAGATGCTTATTTTTCAGGAACAAAAATAGCTTGGATACTTGATAATGTTGAAGGAGCTAGAGAAAAAGCTGAAAAGGGTGAATTGCTTTTCGGAACAGTGGACACATGGTTAGTATGGAACTTAACTAGAGGTAAAGTTCATGTTACTGATTATTCAAATGCATCTAGAACAATGCTTTATAATATAAAGGAATTAAAATGGGATGATGAAATATTAGAAAGATTAAATATTCCAAAGTCTATGCTTCCAGAAGTTAAAAATTCAAGCGAAGTATATGGAGTAACTGATGTAGCTACTTATGGTGGAGCAGAAATACCAATTGCGGGTATAGCAGGTGATCAGCAGGCAGCATTATTTGGCCAAAATTGTTTCAATGCAGGTATGGTAAAAAATACTTATGGAACTGGATGTTTTGTACTCATGAATACTGGAGAGGAAATGATTCAGTCAAAGAATGGACTACTTACAACAATAGCTTGGGGTATTGATGGTAAGGTTAGCTATGCTCTTGAAGGATCCGTATTTATAGCAGGTGCTGCTATTCAGTGGTTAAGAGACGAACTAAGATTGGTTTATGATTCTCCACAGAGTGAGTATTATGCAAATAAAATAGATGATACAGATGGTTTGGTAGTAGTACCAGCGTTCACTGGTCTAGGAGCTCCATATTGGGATATGTACGCTAGAGGTGGAATATTTGGTATTACAAGAGGAACTAAGAGAGAACATTTAGTTAGAGCTACTTTAGAATCCTTAGCTTATCAATCAAAAGATGTAATAGATGCTATGCAAGAAGATGCAGAATTACCATTAGCTTACCTAAGGGTAGATGGTGGTGCATCAGCCAATGACTTCTTGATGCAATTCCAAGCGGATATGCTAAATACAGAAGTACATAGACCAAAAACTTTAGAAACTACAGCTTTAGGTGCAGCATACTTAGCAGGTTTAGCAGTGGGATATTGGAAAGATTTAGAGGAAATATCTCAAGTATTTGCAATAGATAAGGAATTTATTCCTCAAATGCCAGAAGAAAAGAGAGCTAAAAACTACAAGTATTGGAAAAAGGCTGTAGAAAGAACTATGGACTGGGTAGATAAGGAAGATTAA
- a CDS encoding Ppx/GppA family phosphatase produces MRYGIIDLGSNSMRLLLADYENGCLYNREKIINTTRLGKGIDQSGNISNESMEINLKSLEEFNSICKEKSCDKIYCMGTAALRNAKNSSIFVKKAKERIGLDIQIIDGEKEALLGFLGVICGISELDSQILVVDIGGGSTEFIIGDSKGIQYKKSLNIGALSLSDKFIKSYPTDASTIESIEKEIKNKIFIVIDEIKKIGNLRLIGIGGTITSISAIEQELGVYSMDKIHMSKIRSSQIANQINKIKKMSIEEIRQLKGLQKKRAEIILCGEMILYEIIKSLCIEEILVSEYDNLEGYIKNMDL; encoded by the coding sequence ATGAGATACGGAATAATCGATTTAGGTAGCAATTCAATGAGGCTATTATTAGCTGACTACGAAAATGGTTGCTTATACAATAGAGAAAAAATAATCAATACAACTAGATTGGGTAAAGGCATTGACCAATCTGGAAATATCAGCAATGAATCCATGGAAATAAATTTAAAGTCGCTAGAAGAATTTAATAGTATATGCAAAGAGAAATCTTGTGATAAGATTTACTGTATGGGAACCGCTGCACTTAGAAATGCTAAAAACAGCAGTATATTTGTAAAAAAAGCAAAAGAAAGAATAGGATTGGACATACAGATAATAGATGGTGAAAAAGAAGCTCTATTGGGATTTCTAGGAGTTATTTGCGGTATTAGCGAGTTGGATTCACAGATATTAGTAGTTGATATAGGTGGGGGGTCAACTGAATTTATTATTGGAGATTCTAAAGGGATTCAATATAAAAAAAGTCTAAATATAGGTGCACTTAGCCTAAGTGATAAGTTTATTAAATCCTACCCAACTGATGCTAGTACTATTGAATCAATAGAAAAGGAAATAAAAAATAAAATTTTTATAGTAATAGATGAAATAAAAAAAATTGGTAATTTGCGATTGATAGGCATAGGGGGAACTATTACTTCTATATCAGCTATTGAACAAGAATTGGGAGTATATTCAATGGATAAGATACATATGAGTAAAATAAGAAGTTCTCAAATTGCAAATCAAATAAATAAAATAAAGAAGATGTCTATAGAAGAAATAAGACAATTAAAAGGTCTACAAAAGAAAAGAGCAGAAATAATTTTATGTGGAGAGATGATTTTATATGAAATTATAAAATCTTTGTGCATAGAAGAAATATTAGTAAGTGAATATGATAATTTAGAAGGCTATATAAAAAATATGGATTTATAA
- the rpmE gene encoding 50S ribosomal protein L31, with product MQKDIQPEYKEVEVRCACGNTFMAGSTQDEIKVEICSECHPFYTGKQKNIEKGGRIDKFKKRFNME from the coding sequence ATGCAGAAAGATATACAGCCAGAATATAAAGAAGTTGAAGTTCGTTGTGCATGTGGAAACACATTTATGGCAGGATCAACTCAGGATGAAATAAAGGTAGAAATTTGTTCAGAATGCCATCCTTTCTATACTGGAAAGCAGAAGAATATAGAAAAAGGTGGAAGAATCGACAAATTTAAGAAGAGATTTAACATGGAATAG
- a CDS encoding RNA-binding S4 domain-containing protein — protein MRLDKFLKVSRIIKRRTVAKEACEKGMVEINGKTAKSSTEVKVGDILKLTFGEKVVEYRITQIKEHVLKDQAKEMYEAI, from the coding sequence ATGAGATTAGATAAATTTTTAAAAGTTTCTAGAATAATAAAAAGAAGAACAGTAGCAAAAGAGGCTTGTGAAAAAGGCATGGTAGAAATAAATGGAAAAACAGCTAAATCATCTACAGAAGTAAAAGTTGGAGATATATTAAAGTTGACTTTTGGAGAAAAAGTAGTGGAGTATAGAATTACTCAGATAAAGGAACATGTTTTAAAAGATCAAGCCAAAGAAATGTATGAAGCTATTTAG
- a CDS encoding glycerol-3-phosphate responsive antiterminator — MISSKKLKDKFEDNPMVVAVTNENTLEFALKSSNEIVFLLSGTISDLRETVGKLLEKNKLVFVHIDMISGMSSSPAVVEFVGDIFEKQVGIITTKPALVKKAISENIRVIHRAFMVDSKSKNIFLENITQNFTPDAVEIMPAMVHDVIREVREKLPKMTIIAGGLVRHKKEIYEIINSGADAISTSSIKLLKD; from the coding sequence ATGATTTCGTCTAAAAAGTTAAAAGATAAATTTGAAGATAATCCTATGGTAGTAGCTGTTACCAACGAAAATACCTTGGAGTTTGCATTGAAATCAAGTAATGAGATAGTCTTTTTATTGAGTGGAACTATATCTGATTTAAGGGAAACTGTTGGTAAATTATTAGAAAAAAATAAGTTGGTCTTTGTGCATATAGATATGATATCAGGTATGTCAAGCTCGCCAGCTGTGGTGGAGTTTGTTGGAGATATATTTGAAAAACAGGTAGGTATAATAACTACAAAACCAGCTTTAGTAAAAAAAGCTATCAGTGAAAATATAAGAGTAATACATAGAGCTTTTATGGTTGACTCAAAATCAAAGAATATATTCCTAGAAAATATTACTCAGAATTTTACTCCAGATGCAGTTGAAATTATGCCAGCAATGGTACATGATGTAATAAGAGAAGTGAGGGAAAAATTGCCTAAGATGACTATTATAGCAGGAGGTTTAGTTAGGCATAAAAAAGAAATATATGAAATAATAAATAGTGGTGCTGATGCAATTTCTACAAGTAGTATAAAATTGTTAAAAGACTAG
- the rho gene encoding transcription termination factor Rho, with translation MSDLDTLKQELSKEALVELRLMAKELGLKSITSLKKADLIEKIIEAKTQLEYSKQKTSKQEYKKSTEDDAENSKQNNRRIKNTNNFIGDNNTNNRNFRDSDNITPPPITEENKAQGVLEILPDGFGFLRGSNYLSTENDIYVSPNQIRRFNLKTGDFVSGVTKPENQNERFKGLMYIYSINGENPSTGRSRTPFEQLIPIYADQKLKLEVGSNPISTRIMDLFAPVGKGQRGLIVAPPKVGKTILLKEIANSITENYPEVTLIVLLIDERPEEVTDMKESIDGEVIFSTFDQAAAHHVKVAEMVLNRAQRLVEHGRDVVILLDSITRLARAYNLSITPTGRTLSGGLDPGALYGPKKFFGAARNIRNGGSLTILGTALVDTGSRMDDVIFEEFKGTGNMELNLDRSLAEKRIFPAIDVYKSGTRRDDLLLTDDEQEVVYKLRRALSEESTQSVTDRIIEEMKRTKNNKELIDLIKKINFS, from the coding sequence ATGTCAGATTTAGATACTCTTAAACAAGAGCTTTCAAAGGAAGCTTTGGTTGAACTTAGATTAATGGCAAAAGAGCTTGGTCTAAAATCAATCACAAGCCTAAAAAAAGCAGATTTAATAGAAAAAATTATTGAAGCAAAAACTCAGTTAGAATATAGTAAGCAAAAAACATCTAAACAAGAATATAAAAAAAGTACTGAAGATGATGCTGAAAACAGCAAGCAAAACAATAGAAGGATAAAAAATACGAATAATTTTATTGGTGATAATAATACGAATAATAGAAATTTTAGAGATAGTGATAATATTACTCCTCCACCTATTACAGAGGAAAATAAGGCTCAAGGGGTTCTTGAAATATTGCCAGATGGATTTGGTTTTTTAAGAGGAAGTAACTATTTATCAACAGAAAATGATATATATGTATCTCCAAATCAAATTAGAAGATTTAATTTAAAGACAGGTGATTTTGTAAGTGGTGTAACAAAACCTGAAAATCAAAATGAAAGATTTAAAGGTCTTATGTATATATACAGTATAAACGGAGAGAATCCATCAACAGGAAGATCAAGAACTCCATTTGAACAATTAATACCAATATATGCAGATCAAAAGTTGAAGTTAGAAGTTGGAAGTAATCCAATATCAACTAGAATTATGGATTTATTTGCTCCAGTTGGTAAAGGGCAGAGAGGGTTAATAGTGGCTCCTCCAAAGGTGGGTAAGACTATTCTTTTAAAGGAAATTGCAAATTCTATTACCGAAAATTATCCAGAAGTTACGCTAATCGTATTATTAATAGATGAAAGACCAGAAGAAGTAACTGACATGAAAGAGTCAATAGACGGGGAAGTGATTTTTTCTACATTTGATCAAGCGGCAGCACATCATGTAAAGGTTGCAGAAATGGTACTTAATAGAGCACAAAGATTAGTGGAGCATGGAAGAGATGTAGTCATATTATTAGATAGTATAACTAGATTAGCTAGAGCCTACAATTTATCTATAACACCTACTGGTAGAACCTTATCTGGTGGTTTAGATCCAGGAGCTTTATATGGACCAAAGAAGTTTTTTGGAGCGGCTAGAAATATTAGAAATGGAGGATCACTTACCATATTAGGAACAGCTCTAGTAGATACGGGTTCAAGAATGGATGATGTTATTTTTGAAGAATTTAAAGGTACTGGTAATATGGAATTAAATCTTGACAGAAGTCTAGCTGAAAAGAGAATATTTCCAGCGATTGATGTATATAAATCTGGAACTAGAAGGGATGATTTGTTACTTACAGATGACGAACAAGAAGTAGTCTATAAGCTTAGAAGAGCACTTAGTGAAGAATCAACTCAAAGCGTTACAGATAGAATAATAGAAGAAATGAAAAGAACAAAGAATAATAAAGAATTAATAGATTTGATAAAAAAAATAAATTTCTCTTAG
- the galU gene encoding UTP--glucose-1-phosphate uridylyltransferase GalU, producing the protein MNKSVKKAVIPAAGLGTRFLPATKAQPKEMLPIVDKPTLQYIIEEAVASGVEEILIITGRNKKSIEDHFDKSVELELELENKGKNELLEIVREISNMVNIHYIRQKEPKGLGDAIYCARHFIGDEPFAVMLGDDVVDNQGGTPCLKQLIDAYDEKKSTILGVQKVAKENTDKYGIVDGEKVSEGLYKVNSLVEKPDTDKAPSNIAILGRYIIRPEIFDILSDLPAGKNGEVQLTDALEKLNEKTDVYAYEFQGRRYDSGDKLGFLQATVDFALKRPELKEPFLKYLKEVCEKQESDR; encoded by the coding sequence ATGAATAAGAGTGTAAAAAAAGCAGTAATACCAGCGGCTGGACTAGGAACAAGATTTCTTCCAGCTACAAAAGCACAACCAAAGGAGATGCTACCAATAGTTGATAAACCCACTTTACAGTATATAATTGAAGAAGCTGTAGCATCAGGTGTAGAAGAGATATTAATAATTACAGGTAGAAATAAAAAATCAATAGAAGATCACTTTGATAAATCTGTAGAACTTGAATTAGAACTAGAAAATAAGGGGAAAAATGAATTGCTTGAAATTGTAAGAGAAATTTCAAACATGGTTAATATTCACTATATAAGACAAAAAGAGCCGAAGGGGCTAGGTGATGCTATATATTGTGCAAGACATTTTATAGGAGATGAACCTTTTGCTGTAATGCTAGGAGATGATGTAGTGGATAATCAGGGTGGGACACCTTGTTTAAAACAGTTAATTGATGCCTATGATGAAAAGAAATCTACAATATTAGGAGTTCAAAAGGTTGCAAAAGAAAATACTGACAAGTATGGTATAGTAGATGGAGAAAAAGTATCAGAAGGTTTATATAAAGTTAATTCACTTGTCGAAAAGCCAGATACAGATAAGGCTCCATCAAATATAGCTATATTAGGTAGATATATAATTAGACCAGAGATATTTGATATATTAAGTGATTTACCGGCAGGAAAAAATGGAGAGGTTCAATTAACTGATGCCCTTGAAAAATTAAATGAAAAAACTGATGTGTATGCTTACGAATTTCAAGGTAGAAGATACGATTCAGGAGATAAATTAGGTTTTTTACAGGCCACAGTGGACTTTGCTCTAAAAAGACCAGAACTAAAAGAACCATTCTTAAAATATTTAAAGGAAGTTTGTGAAAAACAAGAAAGTGACAGGTAA